The following proteins come from a genomic window of Candidatus Blochmanniella vafra str. BVAF:
- the minD gene encoding septum site-determining protein MinD, whose product MTRIIVITSGKGGVGKTTSSAAIATGLAMYGHKTVVIDFDIGLRNLDLIMGCERRVVYDFINVIQGEATLNQALIKDKHTHTNCLYILPASQTRDKSALTRIGIENIFNHLINKMNFDFIICDSPAGIDSGALMALYFADEAIIVTNPEISSVHDSDRILGILSSKSKRAENSSENIKEHLLLTRYSPNKVKQGNMLNLTDVIDILRIPLLGVIPEDSLVLKASNQGTPIILDNLSYAGQAYLDTTNRLLGKSCPLRFIKEKKQGFLKRFFKKR is encoded by the coding sequence ATGACTCGAATAATAGTAATTACATCAGGAAAAGGAGGAGTAGGTAAAACAACATCAAGTGCAGCTATTGCTACTGGTTTGGCAATGTATGGGCACAAAACTGTTGTCATTGATTTTGATATAGGATTGCGTAATTTAGATTTAATTATGGGCTGTGAACGTAGAGTAGTTTATGATTTTATTAATGTAATTCAAGGAGAGGCTACATTAAACCAAGCATTAATCAAAGACAAACATACACATACGAATTGCCTGTATATACTTCCTGCATCTCAAACACGGGATAAAAGTGCCTTAACCCGCATCGGAATAGAAAATATATTTAATCATCTAATTAACAAAATGAATTTTGATTTCATCATATGCGACTCTCCAGCAGGAATAGACAGTGGAGCTTTAATGGCCTTATATTTTGCTGATGAAGCAATTATCGTAACTAATCCTGAAATATCTTCAGTACATGATTCAGATCGTATTTTAGGAATTCTATCTTCTAAATCCAAACGAGCTGAAAATTCATCAGAAAACATAAAAGAACATTTACTACTTACTCGATATAGCCCTAATAAAGTCAAACAAGGCAATATGCTAAATTTAACAGATGTAATTGACATCCTCAGAATTCCATTACTAGGAGTAATTCCAGAAGACTCATTAGTATTAAAAGCTTCTAACCAAGGTACACCAATCATTTTAGATAATTTATCTTATGCAGGCCAAGCTTATTTAGATACTACAAATAGATTATTAGGAAAATCTTGTCCCTTACGGTTTATCAAAGAAAAAAAACAAGGATTTTTAAAACGTTTTTTTAAAAAGAGATAA
- a CDS encoding thymidine kinase: MAKLYFYYSAMNAGKTTALLQSSYNYQERGMHTLLYTAQSGSEKIAYKSIQSRVGLTAYAKIISDNTNLFEQISAILHKKIIHCVLVDECHFLSRNQVLNLTEVVDILNIPVLCYGLRTDFRSELFSGSLWLLAWADKLIELKTVCYCGRQANRVLRVDNQGVVIKEGNQIMIGSNKHYISVCRKHFSEKFQSTLPVLQLK; the protein is encoded by the coding sequence ATGGCAAAATTATATTTTTATTATTCTGCGATGAATGCAGGTAAAACTACTGCGTTATTGCAATCTTCGTATAATTATCAAGAACGTGGAATGCATACTTTATTGTATACAGCTCAATCGGGATCTGAAAAAATTGCTTATAAAAGCATTCAGTCTCGAGTTGGCTTAACTGCTTATGCTAAAATTATTAGTGATAATACAAATTTATTTGAGCAAATATCAGCGATACTTCATAAAAAGATAATACATTGTGTTTTAGTTGATGAATGCCATTTTCTTAGTCGTAATCAAGTGCTTAATTTAACTGAAGTGGTAGATATTTTAAATATACCAGTGTTATGTTATGGGTTACGGACAGATTTTCGTTCTGAATTATTTTCTGGAAGTTTATGGTTATTAGCGTGGGCAGATAAATTAATTGAATTAAAAACTGTCTGTTATTGTGGGCGTCAAGCTAATAGAGTTTTAAGAGTAGATAACCAAGGAGTAGTAATCAAAGAGGGAAACCAAATAATGATTGGGAGTAATAAACATTATATTTCGGTATGTCGTAAACATTTTTCTGAAAAATTTCAGTCAACGTTACCTGTGCTGCAATTAAAATAA
- the minE gene encoding cell division topological specificity factor MinE → MIILINFFTRKKKLSTANIAKERLHIIIDEHRIKNKFELNSLPKFKHELLEIIHKYIQKPQIISIKLKKHDENTSVLKVNILLSNKKI, encoded by the coding sequence ATGATTATTTTAATAAATTTTTTTACAAGAAAAAAAAAATTAAGTACAGCTAATATTGCTAAAGAAAGACTACACATTATTATCGACGAACATAGAATTAAAAACAAATTTGAATTAAATTCTTTACCAAAATTTAAACACGAATTACTTGAAATAATTCATAAATATATTCAAAAACCTCAAATAATTTCAATAAAATTAAAAAAACACGACGAAAACACATCAGTTTTAAAAGTAAATATACTTTTATCTAATAAAAAAATATAG
- the minC gene encoding septum site-determining protein MinC — translation MSKVISIDLQGSNFTLLVMHAHTTCMPKIRLALIRKIKESPNFFTTNTPIIINVANINQSSDWLKLYQTVSEVGLLIMGVCCCYNNQLKKTITKSRIPILTKGTNIINYNKNYNSKIVEYHNYSVLTFKTQIIYTPIRSGQQIYARNRDLVVIANVSSGAEIISDGNIHIYGAMRGRVLAGASGHEESQIFCSNLSPELVSIGGHYWLIDQIPQEFLGKSARFYLKNNALVIQHIV, via the coding sequence ATGTCAAAAGTTATTTCTATTGATTTACAAGGAAGTAATTTTACACTACTGGTAATGCATGCACATACTACCTGCATGCCCAAAATTCGTTTAGCATTAATAAGAAAAATAAAAGAGTCTCCAAATTTTTTTACCACTAATACCCCAATTATTATTAACGTAGCTAATATTAATCAAAGTTCTGATTGGTTAAAGCTATATCAAACAGTATCTGAGGTTGGACTACTTATTATGGGAGTATGTTGTTGCTATAATAATCAATTAAAAAAAACAATTACTAAAAGTAGGATACCTATCCTAACTAAAGGAACAAATATTATAAACTACAACAAAAATTATAACTCTAAAATCGTTGAGTACCATAATTATTCTGTTCTAACTTTTAAAACTCAAATCATATACACCCCAATCCGTTCCGGCCAACAAATTTATGCTCGTAATAGAGATTTAGTTGTTATTGCTAATGTTAGTTCTGGAGCTGAAATAATTTCTGACGGCAATATTCATATTTACGGGGCTATGCGAGGAAGAGTATTAGCTGGAGCTTCAGGACATGAAGAATCTCAAATTTTTTGTAGTAACTTATCTCCAGAACTTGTATCAATAGGAGGACACTATTGGTTAATCGATCAAATTCCGCAAGAATTTTTAGGAAAATCAGCCCGATTCTATTTAAAAAACAATGCTCTTGTTATTCAACATATTGTATAA
- a CDS encoding TonB family protein: MKLITSVFFSIILSCSLHVFFIIILFMFHNIYYETGKHVTFCKKKYPYMITILSSSKDVKPSKMLPNHRKLLKSSKPLPVSSQRLESKVLSFLENQTPNNSENIMVNIKNNVYLDRKNDVEACDNNYGVKTTDIDNSTNNIIDNRVILSTSSDLFPILYVYPEYPQNAKSLKIEGHVTVMYNIDAKGKVRKIRILSATSPGVFEKNIKFAMARWVYKIQKPKKDLVLTFKFLLNSA, encoded by the coding sequence TTGAAATTAATTACTTCTGTATTTTTTTCTATTATATTATCGTGTAGTTTGCATGTGTTTTTTATAATAATCTTGTTTATGTTTCATAATATATATTATGAAACAGGAAAACATGTTACTTTTTGTAAAAAAAAATATCCTTATATGATAACAATATTATCATCTTCTAAAGATGTAAAGCCAAGCAAAATGTTACCGAACCATAGAAAATTATTGAAATCATCAAAACCCCTTCCTGTTTCTTCTCAACGTTTAGAATCTAAAGTATTATCTTTTTTAGAAAATCAAACACCAAACAATTCTGAGAATATTATGGTTAATATTAAAAATAATGTTTATTTAGATAGAAAAAATGATGTTGAGGCATGTGATAATAATTATGGCGTTAAAACCACCGATATTGACAATTCAACTAATAATATTATTGATAATAGAGTAATTTTATCTACATCATCTGATTTATTTCCTATCCTATATGTATATCCTGAGTATCCTCAGAATGCAAAATCATTAAAAATAGAAGGACATGTAACAGTTATGTATAATATTGATGCTAAAGGAAAAGTTAGAAAAATACGTATATTATCTGCTACTTCTCCTGGAGTGTTTGAAAAAAATATTAAATTTGCCATGGCTCGTTGGGTATACAAAATTCAAAAACCAAAAAAAGATTTAGTTCTTACTTTTAAATTTTTATTAAATTCAGCTTAA
- the cls gene encoding cardiolipin synthase, with protein sequence MLIIYNIFNYSVICGYWGLTILVTIRVLLKRRTVPSFMAWLLMIYTLPLIGIITYLLFGEPNLGKKRLTKSKIVWSSSIFHINKLKNYYKNIFPKQKSDIASSVFTLCKHRQGIGALQGNQIQLFNKIDDTLISLIQDIELAQHRIDMIFYIWEPGGLVDYISKKLIIAAQRGVKCRLILDSVGCINFFNSSYPKILQQAGINIVKALHISLLHIFLRRMDLRQHRKMILIDSHIAYTGSMNMVDPNLFKKHIGIGEWIDIMLRIDGPVTSAMGIIFAFDWEMETGEHIMPLLLNTPYLTTKKNLIPKSTKNQHTIQIIPSGPGFPEGIIHQVLITLLYKAQKQLIITTPYLIPSDDLLYALCSAAQRGVKVHIIIPQNNDSILVNWASRAFFSELLDAGVFIHQFQTGLLHVKSISIDQKISLIGTVNLDIRSLWLNFEITLLIDSKSFSNDLNKIQQDYIAHSKLIDPKVWANRPYWKQIVERLFYLLSPLL encoded by the coding sequence ATTTTAATTATTTATAATATTTTCAATTATAGCGTAATATGCGGATATTGGGGGCTAACTATCCTAGTCACTATTCGAGTGTTATTAAAACGTCGAACTGTCCCGTCTTTTATGGCCTGGTTATTAATGATCTACACCTTACCTTTAATTGGGATTATCACATACTTATTATTCGGAGAACCGAATCTTGGTAAAAAACGATTAACTAAAAGTAAAATAGTATGGTCGTCTAGTATTTTTCACATAAACAAACTCAAAAATTATTATAAAAATATATTTCCTAAACAAAAAAGCGATATTGCTTCTTCTGTATTCACATTATGTAAACATCGGCAAGGTATAGGAGCTTTACAAGGAAATCAAATACAATTATTTAACAAAATTGACGATACTTTAATATCTTTAATCCAAGATATTGAATTAGCTCAACACAGGATCGATATGATATTTTATATTTGGGAGCCCGGTGGACTAGTAGATTATATTTCCAAAAAATTAATTATAGCTGCACAAAGAGGGGTAAAATGTCGTTTAATCTTAGATTCTGTTGGATGTATAAACTTTTTCAACAGCTCATATCCTAAAATATTACAACAAGCCGGAATAAATATCGTAAAGGCATTACACATAAGTTTATTACACATATTTTTACGTCGAATGGATTTAAGACAACATCGAAAAATGATATTAATAGATAGTCATATTGCTTATACAGGCAGCATGAACATGGTAGATCCTAATTTATTTAAAAAACATATTGGTATTGGAGAATGGATCGATATCATGCTCCGAATAGATGGACCAGTAACTTCAGCGATGGGAATAATTTTTGCATTTGACTGGGAAATGGAAACAGGAGAGCATATCATGCCACTTCTATTAAATACACCTTACTTAACAACAAAAAAAAACCTCATCCCTAAATCAACAAAAAACCAACATACTATTCAAATTATTCCTTCTGGCCCAGGATTTCCAGAAGGAATAATTCATCAAGTTTTAATTACTTTATTATACAAAGCACAAAAACAATTAATTATCACAACGCCATACTTAATACCGAGTGATGATTTATTATATGCTCTCTGTTCGGCCGCTCAAAGAGGAGTAAAGGTCCATATTATTATTCCACAAAATAACGACTCTATATTAGTAAACTGGGCCAGCCGGGCCTTTTTTAGTGAATTATTAGATGCCGGAGTTTTCATTCATCAATTTCAAACAGGATTGTTGCATGTAAAAAGTATATCAATTGATCAAAAAATTAGTTTAATAGGAACTGTAAATCTAGACATACGCAGCTTATGGTTAAACTTTGAAATTACCTTATTAATTGACAGTAAATCTTTCAGTAATGATTTAAATAAAATACAACAAGATTACATCGCTCATTCAAAACTAATTGACCCAAAAGTATGGGCTAATCGGCCATATTGGAAACAAATTGTTGAACGATTATTTTATCTATTAAGCCCACTACTATAA
- the tsaB gene encoding tRNA (adenosine(37)-N6)-threonylcarbamoyltransferase complex dimerization subunit type 1 TsaB — MTVRILAFNTVTELCSVAIMVGEKIYDYSILAPQSHDKKILFIINQLLIDSGVSLKSLDCIVFDQGPGNFIGVRIGISVAQGLAVGADLPLVAVSSLAVLAHKAWRIFCIKNIIAMIDARMNKLFWARYLYNDFNNIWIRKDDDGFITLSVAQNIISNTLSGEWMIVGTGWNNHQQLQCCIDKSDKIILKKVMLPEAHDMLLLGINSWNINNILTPDQIRPIY; from the coding sequence ATGACTGTTCGAATTTTAGCGTTTAATACTGTTACTGAATTATGTTCAGTTGCGATTATGGTTGGTGAAAAAATATATGATTACAGTATTTTAGCTCCTCAATCTCATGATAAAAAAATTTTGTTTATTATTAATCAATTGTTAATTGACTCTGGAGTTTCATTAAAATCTCTTGATTGTATAGTGTTTGATCAAGGTCCAGGTAATTTTATTGGAGTAAGGATTGGAATAAGTGTCGCCCAAGGTTTAGCAGTAGGAGCAGATTTACCCCTAGTAGCAGTATCTTCTTTAGCAGTGCTTGCCCATAAAGCTTGGCGTATTTTTTGTATTAAAAATATTATAGCAATGATTGATGCTCGTATGAATAAATTATTTTGGGCACGTTATTTGTATAATGATTTTAATAATATTTGGATTCGTAAGGATGACGATGGCTTTATAACTTTGAGTGTTGCTCAAAATATAATAAGTAATACGTTGTCGGGAGAGTGGATGATTGTAGGAACAGGATGGAATAATCATCAACAATTACAGTGTTGTATTGATAAAAGTGATAAAATTATTTTAAAAAAAGTTATGTTACCTGAAGCACATGATATGTTACTATTAGGCATCAATTCTTGGAATATTAACAATATTCTTACTCCTGATCAAATCAGACCAATTTATTAA
- the gap gene encoding type I glyceraldehyde-3-phosphate dehydrogenase, with product MITKIGINGFGRIGRIVFRAAQEREDVNIVAINDVLDIEHIKYMLKYDSTHGKFNGDIKSFNDYLLINDKIVYYTSEKNPINLHWKKFKVDVVIESTGIFLTKTDAQNHIQAGAKKVILTAPPKDNIPMFVMGVNNHLYQGDAILSNASCTTNCLAPIAKVIHDNFGIIEGFMTTIHSVTSTQKTVDSPVYKDWRSGRGAYQNIIPSSTGAAQALGKIIKELDGKLTGMAFRVPTSNVSVIDLTVRLKKSVSYNNICDAIKFASENNFKNIIGYIDENVVSSDFNGEKLTSIFDAKASMLLNNHFIKLISWYDNETGYSNKVLDLSVYIMKYQINH from the coding sequence ATGATTACTAAAATTGGCATTAATGGATTTGGTAGAATAGGTCGTATAGTTTTTAGAGCTGCACAAGAACGCGAAGACGTAAATATTGTAGCTATCAACGACGTATTAGATATTGAACACATCAAATATATGTTGAAGTATGATTCCACTCATGGCAAATTCAATGGAGATATCAAATCATTTAACGATTATCTCTTAATAAATGATAAAATTGTATATTATACTTCTGAAAAAAACCCAATAAATTTGCACTGGAAAAAATTTAAAGTTGACGTTGTTATTGAATCTACAGGTATTTTTTTAACTAAAACAGATGCACAAAACCATATACAAGCTGGTGCAAAAAAAGTAATATTAACAGCTCCTCCTAAGGACAATATTCCAATGTTTGTTATGGGAGTAAATAATCATCTGTATCAAGGAGATGCAATACTTTCTAATGCATCTTGTACTACTAATTGCTTAGCTCCGATAGCCAAGGTAATACATGATAATTTTGGTATTATTGAAGGTTTTATGACTACTATTCATTCTGTTACTTCAACTCAAAAAACAGTAGATTCCCCAGTATATAAAGATTGGAGAAGTGGTCGAGGAGCTTATCAAAATATTATTCCATCCTCTACAGGAGCAGCACAAGCTTTAGGAAAAATAATAAAAGAATTAGATGGAAAATTAACTGGAATGGCATTTAGAGTCCCTACATCGAATGTATCTGTAATAGACTTAACTGTACGTTTAAAAAAATCTGTATCTTATAATAACATTTGTGATGCAATTAAATTTGCTTCCGAAAATAACTTTAAAAATATTATAGGGTATATTGATGAAAATGTAGTATCGAGTGATTTCAATGGAGAAAAATTAACTTCCATTTTCGATGCTAAAGCTAGTATGTTATTAAATAATCATTTTATTAAACTTATATCTTGGTACGATAACGAAACAGGCTATTCTAACAAAGTATTAGATTTAAGCGTGTACATTATGAAATATCAAATTAACCATTAA
- the dsbB gene encoding disulfide bond formation protein DsbB produces MLYNFYIYSKSRKCWITLIYSIIGLISVALFEQYFLMLKPCVLCIYQRCALIGIAISGIIALISPNRFLFRVIAIIIWTYSAYKGLYFSIKHITTILYSSPFFTCDLIVSFPEWLPLNKWLPIMFKANGEDCSIHTWNFFLLNIHHWMFLIFISYLFVVICIIIAHFMRIYKHHYIL; encoded by the coding sequence ATGCTTTATAATTTTTACATTTATTCTAAATCAAGAAAATGTTGGATTACTTTAATATATAGTATCATAGGGCTAATAAGTGTAGCTTTGTTCGAACAATATTTTTTAATGCTAAAACCTTGTGTATTATGTATATATCAAAGATGCGCTCTGATAGGAATAGCAATATCAGGAATTATTGCTTTAATTTCTCCTAATCGTTTTTTATTTCGAGTTATTGCCATAATTATATGGACATACAGTGCTTATAAAGGCTTATATTTTTCCATAAAACATATCACAACGATCTTATATTCATCTCCATTTTTTACATGCGATCTAATTGTTTCATTTCCTGAGTGGTTACCTTTAAATAAATGGTTACCTATTATGTTCAAAGCAAATGGAGAAGATTGTTCTATACATACTTGGAATTTTTTTTTATTAAACATACATCATTGGATGTTTCTAATTTTTATTAGTTATTTATTTGTAGTAATATGTATAATAATTGCGCATTTCATGCGTATATATAAACATCACTACATTTTGTAA
- the sppA gene encoding signal peptide peptidase SppA has translation MKIAWNLICKIFKSGINVLNIIRITILNILLLIFIIIGISIYFHIKNTKNTTSPSALILNLTGIIVDKPTTYTKFQKFSKQLFNINQSHIQENSLFEIIHILRQAKNDTNITGLILLLKNFSGGSQSSLEYIGKALYEFKNTGKPIYAISDHYDQIQYLLASYANKIYITPQGEVNLRGISTHKLYYQSLLKNLKINTHVFRVGSYKSAIEPFTRDNMSPQVRDEENIWIHQLWDQYLKIISLNRNITTQQIFPGINKIIDELYEMQGDTAYYALQKKWVDEISSYSDIENTMKKTFGTNKNNTSFNSISIYDYNLKPPITKNNNNQIAIICIQGTIIHGNNDIAGSTGGDTIVRKIRNARFNPKIKAIILRVNSPGGSVHASELIRQEIIATRNSGKPIIVSMGNIAASGGYWISTPANFIIASNSTLTGSIGVFGIINTFEDSLDTIGVHSDEVNTSPVANLSIAKALPNEFKNMMQLYVNTSYQYFIKTVAKFRCKTITDIDRVAQGHIWLGYDAIKNGLIDKIGDFDDAINKAAELAHLTEYQLNWHEDKINWINIIIQQTNKIVFYAITNLLNHYIVLNNLEKFIKIHYTADNHFTWNDPKNCYAICCNYVSYH, from the coding sequence ATGAAAATTGCATGGAACCTTATCTGCAAAATATTTAAATCTGGTATAAATGTATTAAACATAATACGAATAACCATATTAAATATACTTTTGTTAATTTTCATAATTATAGGAATAAGTATATATTTTCATATAAAAAACACCAAAAACACTACATCCCCTTCTGCTTTAATATTAAATTTAACTGGAATCATTGTCGATAAACCAACAACATATACAAAATTTCAAAAATTTAGTAAACAACTATTCAACATAAATCAATCTCACATACAAGAAAATTCATTGTTTGAAATCATACATATTTTAAGACAAGCAAAAAATGATACAAATATTACAGGATTAATTTTATTATTAAAAAATTTTTCGGGGGGTAGTCAATCATCATTAGAATATATTGGCAAAGCATTATATGAATTTAAAAACACTGGTAAACCTATTTACGCTATTTCTGATCACTACGATCAAATTCAGTATCTTCTTGCTAGTTACGCAAACAAAATTTATATTACACCACAGGGTGAAGTAAATTTACGAGGAATTTCGACTCATAAACTATATTATCAATCATTATTAAAAAACTTAAAAATCAATACACATGTTTTTCGAGTTGGTTCTTATAAATCAGCTATTGAACCATTTACTCGAGATAATATGTCCCCTCAAGTACGCGATGAAGAAAATATATGGATACATCAACTATGGGATCAATATCTAAAAATCATTTCTCTAAATCGAAATATAACAACACAACAAATTTTTCCAGGAATAAATAAAATTATAGATGAATTATATGAAATGCAAGGAGATACAGCCTATTACGCATTACAAAAAAAGTGGGTAGATGAAATTTCATCTTACTCTGACATTGAAAACACAATGAAAAAAACATTTGGAACAAACAAAAATAATACTTCATTCAATTCAATCAGTATATATGACTACAATCTTAAACCCCCTATTACAAAAAATAATAATAATCAAATAGCAATAATTTGCATTCAAGGAACTATTATACACGGGAACAATGATATAGCTGGTTCAACAGGAGGAGACACAATAGTTAGAAAAATTCGTAATGCACGATTTAATCCTAAAATAAAAGCAATAATTTTAAGAGTAAACAGTCCCGGCGGGAGTGTGCACGCATCGGAATTAATTAGACAAGAAATAATAGCTACTAGAAACTCTGGAAAACCAATTATTGTTTCCATGGGAAATATAGCAGCATCCGGAGGATACTGGATTTCAACTCCAGCTAACTTCATTATTGCAAGTAATAGTACTCTTACTGGATCTATAGGTGTATTTGGTATTATTAATACATTTGAAGATTCTCTCGATACTATCGGAGTTCATAGTGACGAAGTAAATACTTCCCCTGTAGCAAATCTTTCTATTGCTAAAGCCTTACCTAATGAATTTAAAAACATGATGCAATTATATGTTAACACAAGTTATCAATACTTCATAAAAACTGTAGCTAAATTCCGTTGCAAAACAATAACCGATATAGATCGCGTAGCTCAAGGACATATATGGCTCGGATATGATGCAATTAAAAATGGTTTAATAGATAAAATTGGGGATTTTGACGATGCAATCAATAAAGCAGCAGAGTTAGCTCATTTAACAGAATATCAATTAAATTGGCACGAAGATAAAATAAATTGGATAAATATCATAATACAACAAACAAATAAAATTGTTTTTTATGCAATCACAAATTTATTAAATCATTATATTGTCCTTAATAATCTTGAAAAATTTATTAAAATCCATTACACTGCAGATAATCATTTTACATGGAACGATCCAAAAAACTGTTATGCTATTTGCTGTAATTATGTAAGTTATCACTAA
- the xthA gene encoding exodeoxyribonuclease III, producing MRFVSFNINGLRARTHQLDQLINKLQPDVLGLQETKVHNDLFPIKKIKKYGYHVYYDGQKQYHGVALFLKKLPLIVTRGFPLNPCPYQKRIITAQITTSIGSLTVINGYFPQGENNQSEKFIYKKQFYQNLKNYIQNNYSNESLLLIMGDMNISPTDLDVGIGKKNTDRWIKMGKCAFLPEERQWITDLMNWGLIDIYRSKYPYQNNRYSWFSYQSNGFKNNRGLRIDLVLVTQPLAHLCTCSGINYDIRNMTHPSDHAPIWVDLDIEYDVSTK from the coding sequence ATGCGATTCGTTTCTTTTAACATTAATGGATTGAGAGCTCGAACACATCAACTTGATCAACTTATAAATAAACTACAACCTGATGTTCTTGGATTACAAGAAACTAAAGTTCATAATGATTTATTTCCTATAAAAAAAATAAAAAAATATGGTTATCACGTATACTATGATGGCCAAAAACAATATCATGGAGTAGCATTATTCCTAAAAAAATTACCATTAATTGTAACTCGAGGATTTCCGTTGAATCCCTGTCCATACCAAAAAAGAATAATTACAGCTCAAATTACAACATCGATAGGATCTCTAACAGTAATAAATGGATACTTTCCACAGGGCGAAAACAATCAATCTGAAAAATTTATCTATAAAAAACAGTTTTATCAAAATTTAAAAAATTATATACAAAATAACTACAGTAATGAGTCATTATTGTTAATAATGGGAGATATGAATATAAGTCCTACTGATTTAGATGTTGGTATTGGCAAAAAAAATACAGACCGATGGATAAAAATGGGTAAATGCGCTTTTCTTCCAGAAGAAAGACAATGGATAACCGATTTAATGAACTGGGGTTTAATAGATATTTATCGATCTAAATATCCATACCAAAACAACCGTTATTCTTGGTTTAGCTATCAATCTAATGGATTTAAAAACAACAGAGGTTTACGTATTGATTTAGTATTAGTAACTCAACCATTAGCTCATTTATGTACATGTAGTGGCATTAATTACGACATTCGTAATATGACCCACCCTTCTGATCATGCTCCAATATGGGTAGACCTTGACATTGAATATGATGTTTCTACTAAATGA